One region of Chlorobiota bacterium genomic DNA includes:
- a CDS encoding TonB-dependent receptor yields the protein MNRRLLCLAACLVLAPATLLAQITGTLSGKVTDDDGKAVAGATIRVGGTNQGGISKPDGKFLINGIRAGDYEITVTGVGYQPFKRSVRISVDQVTEMKVTLTTKAVVGKEITVSAKKDVIVPEQTGTVRKVDGDALAKGSRTSVIDAVALTSSVNTTGQNGFGIRGGRASETSVRVDGVSVGDPFTGGFGSTSARYYPTVSALAVQEVQVIASSFDAQYGDILSGVVNSVTKSGRNDRYEGSIRFRTQVPALYGMSDAITVKKAGTVQDTTLPGLEVNGSGRQLFDVAFGGPITDGLTFFITGAYQPVDFTGANYKVFDMTPEYANSRRAIAEQLWGKGKALSPTDLGHLPNQSARIYNFNTKLKYNLSNSIFLELGGETGLTTREGGDWGSYYKTDNPVFFRDSSNGVARFDTNTALVEGDWQSGDENTIINRVLARYFHTLDEASFLEVTGAYVLNKYRFGRKDETKSYGFFSSFDIPDPVDADRNNAIDDYELPSQEIILNPFNPESFSSFRRNSITGFYEGEEAPGASRNPYGLADGNFPVHGADGGIEQRESNTFTFTGKYETFVDLSDVRTLVKVGGDFSYYTLRRYSNQNPYDQNPFFDIYGYESPLLSSKDTTGRIADYLKNPYNPWKGSFYLSTQFSYKSIVLTPGVRFDFMNPNTQSAPPRRGTPGDVIASLDSVGDASMKFQVSPRVGVSYPITDASQFRVNFAMMFKMPDFNLLYDNAYGDAIRGNQIFGNPDIDPQKVFNYEMGYTAQIDGNYTIDISAFYRDIYNQTGVTYVPAVPSPYFLYTVQEYGNVRGVELQAGGNLVDNLSFSLNYTLQKAVGTASNPGSNYGIQQSVDPYTGQQRKAPLFEFPLSYDQTHKLNVQLTANWGNDAGPSIGGIYPLENAYIQFTTVFGSGLPYTRTNTKGEQLGQFNSERYPSSFNTDIHIEKGFKLGDWFGEGFGSSEISFFADIFNVLNNTAAVSYYATTGSPDNNGTSLNRQLGDFTAFTFFRDIDPARPETFSANQYDRYGQRLYNPYGDTNLDGVVTQLEKYEGYQRLVSTVQSFRNNYAAPRTIAVGVRLTF from the coding sequence ATGAACCGCAGGCTACTCTGTTTAGCAGCATGCCTTGTCCTTGCTCCGGCCACCCTGCTTGCCCAAATCACGGGCACCCTTTCGGGGAAGGTAACGGACGACGACGGCAAAGCGGTCGCAGGCGCGACCATCCGCGTTGGCGGAACCAACCAAGGAGGTATCTCCAAACCGGACGGAAAATTCCTGATTAACGGCATCCGCGCCGGTGATTACGAGATCACCGTGACCGGTGTCGGCTATCAGCCATTCAAACGATCCGTCCGCATTTCGGTGGATCAAGTCACCGAAATGAAGGTGACGCTGACCACGAAAGCTGTGGTTGGCAAGGAGATCACCGTTAGTGCCAAAAAAGATGTCATCGTCCCGGAGCAAACCGGAACCGTTCGCAAAGTGGATGGCGATGCGCTGGCCAAGGGGTCGCGGACCTCGGTGATTGATGCCGTTGCCCTAACAAGCTCGGTAAACACCACTGGGCAGAACGGCTTTGGCATCCGTGGCGGGCGCGCAAGCGAGACCTCGGTCCGTGTTGACGGGGTCAGCGTTGGCGACCCGTTTACCGGCGGGTTCGGTTCCACCAGTGCCCGGTATTACCCCACCGTTTCCGCGCTTGCGGTGCAGGAAGTGCAGGTTATCGCCTCCAGCTTCGACGCTCAGTATGGCGACATCTTATCGGGTGTTGTCAACTCGGTGACGAAGTCCGGGCGTAACGACCGTTACGAGGGGAGCATCCGCTTCCGCACTCAGGTTCCAGCATTGTATGGAATGAGCGATGCGATCACCGTCAAAAAAGCTGGCACGGTCCAAGACACCACGCTTCCTGGGTTGGAGGTGAACGGGTCGGGGCGGCAGTTATTCGATGTGGCGTTCGGCGGACCGATTACGGACGGCCTGACGTTCTTCATCACCGGTGCGTACCAGCCGGTAGATTTTACCGGTGCTAACTACAAGGTGTTCGACATGACGCCGGAGTATGCCAATAGCCGCCGCGCAATTGCCGAGCAGCTATGGGGCAAAGGGAAAGCACTTTCCCCAACGGATTTAGGCCACCTGCCAAATCAGTCAGCCCGGATCTACAACTTCAACACCAAGCTGAAGTACAACCTCTCAAACTCAATCTTCCTTGAGCTTGGTGGGGAAACTGGGTTGACAACTCGTGAGGGCGGGGACTGGGGCAGCTATTACAAAACCGACAACCCTGTGTTCTTCCGTGATTCCTCCAACGGGGTGGCGCGGTTCGATACGAACACAGCATTGGTGGAAGGGGATTGGCAGTCGGGCGATGAGAACACGATTATCAACCGCGTGCTGGCACGGTACTTCCACACCTTGGATGAAGCATCCTTCCTTGAAGTGACCGGTGCATACGTGCTGAACAAATATCGGTTTGGCCGCAAGGATGAGACGAAGTCCTACGGCTTCTTCTCATCGTTTGATATTCCTGACCCTGTGGATGCCGATCGGAATAACGCAATTGATGATTACGAGCTTCCTTCGCAAGAGATCATCCTGAATCCGTTCAACCCGGAGTCGTTCAGCAGCTTCCGCCGCAACAGCATCACAGGCTTCTATGAGGGTGAGGAAGCACCAGGGGCAAGCCGTAATCCGTACGGGCTTGCTGACGGAAACTTCCCAGTTCACGGGGCCGATGGTGGCATCGAGCAGCGCGAGTCGAACACCTTCACCTTTACGGGGAAGTACGAAACGTTCGTTGATCTTAGCGATGTCCGCACGCTTGTAAAAGTTGGCGGTGATTTCAGCTACTACACGCTGCGCCGCTACAGCAACCAGAATCCGTACGACCAAAACCCGTTCTTCGACATCTACGGGTACGAAAGTCCGTTGCTATCCTCAAAAGACACCACGGGCCGGATTGCTGATTACCTGAAAAACCCGTACAACCCGTGGAAAGGTTCTTTCTATCTCAGCACTCAGTTTAGCTACAAATCCATTGTGCTAACCCCTGGTGTTCGGTTCGACTTTATGAACCCGAACACGCAATCGGCCCCTCCGCGCCGTGGCACGCCTGGCGATGTCATCGCCTCGTTGGACTCCGTTGGCGATGCCAGCATGAAGTTCCAGGTTAGCCCACGCGTTGGCGTTAGCTATCCGATCACCGACGCTTCGCAGTTCCGCGTCAACTTCGCAATGATGTTCAAGATGCCGGACTTCAATTTGCTGTACGACAACGCCTACGGCGATGCTATCCGCGGCAATCAGATCTTCGGAAATCCTGACATTGACCCCCAGAAGGTGTTCAACTATGAGATGGGATACACCGCGCAGATTGATGGAAACTACACCATTGACATCTCGGCATTCTATCGCGACATCTATAACCAAACCGGGGTGACGTATGTCCCGGCAGTTCCTTCGCCGTACTTCCTTTATACCGTTCAGGAATATGGGAACGTCCGTGGTGTGGAGCTTCAGGCTGGTGGCAATTTGGTTGACAACCTGTCGTTCTCGTTGAACTACACGTTGCAAAAGGCAGTAGGAACTGCATCTAATCCTGGATCAAACTACGGCATACAGCAAAGCGTGGATCCATACACTGGCCAGCAGCGTAAAGCCCCGTTGTTCGAGTTCCCGCTAAGCTACGACCAGACCCACAAGCTGAACGTGCAGCTGACGGCAAACTGGGGGAACGATGCTGGGCCATCCATTGGCGGCATCTATCCGTTGGAGAATGCTTACATCCAGTTTACCACGGTCTTTGGTTCGGGGCTTCCATACACCCGCACCAACACCAAGGGGGAGCAGCTTGGGCAGTTCAACAGCGAGCGTTACCCATCCAGCTTTAACACCGATATCCATATCGAGAAAGGCTTCAAGTTGGGCGATTGGTTTGGTGAAGGCTTTGGTAGTTCGGAAATCAGCTTCTTTGCTGACATCTTCAACGTGCTGAACAATACCGCAGCCGTTAGCTACTACGCCACAACCGGCAGCCCCGATAACAACGGAACATCCTTGAACCGCCAGTTGGGCGACTTCACGGCGTTTACCTTCTTCCGTGATATTGACCCAGCCCGCCCGGAAACCTTCTCGGCAAACCAATACGACCGCTACGGCCAACGCCTGTACAACCCGTACGGCGACACGAACCTTGACGGTGTCGTGACGCAGTTGGAGAAGTATGAGGGGTATCAGCGGCTGGTCTCTACCGTTCAGAGCTTCCGTAATAATTACGCAGCACCGCGCACAATTGCCGTTGGGGTTCGCCTGACGTTCTAA